ACGGGCTGACCGTCGGCGACGGGGTCTTCGAGACCATCAAGGCCGACCACGGGCGGCCCTTCGCCCTCACCCGCCACCTGGAGCGCCTGGGCACCTCCGCCCGGGGGCTCGGCCTGCCCGAGCCCGACCTCGACGAGGTACGCCGCGGCTGCGCGGCCGTCCTGGACGCCCACCCGATGGCGCTCGGCCGGCTGCGGATCACGTACACCGGGGGCGTCTCCCCGCTCGGCTCGGACCGCGGCGAGGCCGGCCCCACGCTGGTCGTCGCGCTGTCCGCGACCGAGCGGCGCCCCGACACCACCGCCGCCGTCACCGTCCCCTGGACCCGCAACGAACGCGGCGCGCTGGCCGGCCTGAAGACCACCTCGTACGGCGAGAACGTCGTCGCCCTGGCCCGGGCCCGCGAACACGGCGCCTCCGAGGCGCTGTTCGCCAACACCGTAGGCGCGCTCTGCGAAGGCACCGGCTCCAATGTCTTCGTCGTCCTGGACGGCGAGCTGCACACCCCGCCGCTGCATTCCGGCTGCCTGGCCGGCATCACCCGCGCGCTGACCGTCTCCTGGGCCGGCGCCAAGGAGACCGACCTGCCGCTGGACGCGCTGGAGCGGGCCGAGGAGATCTTCCTGACCTCGACGCTGCGCGACGTCCAGGCCGTCACCCAGATCGACGGACGCCAACTGGCCGACGGGCCGGGCCCGGTGACGGCCGAGGCCATGCGGATCTTCGACGAGCAGTCCGCCGCCGACTTCGATCCGCGGTGATGACGGGCCCGCGTCCGGGCGAGTAGAAAGTCCTCGTGACCACAACGCTGCGCCCCGCGGGACCGGAAGAACGACAGGACGACGGCACCCGGGCCCGTCGGTTCGACGTCTGTGTCAACAGCCGCCGGGTCGGCGGGATCCGACTCGCGACGGATGCCCGCTTCGGGCCGACGGCGGGCCGGATCGTGAGCCTGGGCATCGAACCGCCGGACCGGCACCGCGGCCGCGCGACCGTCGCCGCGCTCGCCGCCGAGGAAGTGCTGCGCGGCTGGGGCTGCCGGCAGATCGAGGTGACCGTCCCGGCCGAGGCCGAGGCGGCGGTGCGGCTCGCGACCGTGCTGGGCTACACCGAGCGCAGCCGGACGATGAGCAAGCCGCTCGACGGCGCTGCCGGGCCGCCCGGCCTGCCCGCGCGCAGCAGCGACCGGCCGCTCGGTGAGGCCGAGTACCCGGCCTGGCGGGACGCCGCGCTCGCCGAGCACATCCGTGTCCAGACCGGCCAGGGCATGGCCCCGAAACGTGCCGAGGAGGCGGCGCTGGCGGGCCACCGCGCGCTGCTGCCGGACGGCGCGGAGACGCCCCACCAGGCGCTGCGCGTCCTCGTGCACGACGGCGCGGACGTCGGCAGCGTCTGGGTCGCGCTGCGGATGCCGGAGCAGCCCGGCGGCTATGTCGTCGACGTACGGGTGGCACCCGGCCACCGCGGGAACGGTCACGGCCGCTCCCTGATGCTGATCGCCGAGCGCGAGAGCCTCGCCGCGGGCCGCACCAGCCTCGGCCTGAACGTCTACGCGGACAACGCGCCGGCCCGCGCCCTCTACGACTCGCTGGGCTACCGGACCACCGGCTACCTGCTGTGGAAGCCCCTCCTGTGAACCGGCCGGCGGGCCGCCGCGCGCGGCGGGGCTGAGGGGCTCAGGCCCGCTCGGCCAGCAGCCGGTCGGCGATCTCCTCGATGCGGGCGCGCAACCCCTCCTGGCTCTTGCCGCCGTCCAGCCGCTCGCCGCCGATCACATACGTCGGGGTGCCGGACACCCCGATCGCCTTGCCCTCGGCCTCGTCCGCGTCGACGATCAGCAGGTGCCGTCCGTCGATCAGGGCGGTGTCCAGCTCCTCGGAGTCCAGTCCCAGCTCGCCGGCGACGTCCAGCAGCAGCTTCTCGCCGCGCGTGCCGAGCTCGTCGGTGCGCGCCAGCACGGCCTCGACGAACGGCCAGCCCTGACCCTGCTCCATGGCCTCCTCGGCGGCCTGCGCGGCGGCGTGGGCGTGCTTGTGCTTCGCCAGGGGGAAGTGGCGCAGCCGGATGTCCAGCCGGTCGCCGTACCGCTCGCGCAGCGCCCGCAGGTCGTCCAGGGCGGCGTGGCAGTCCGGGCACTGGAGTTCACACCACACGTCGAGGACGATGGGGGTACCCCCTGCTCGAGCAACGTCGAGAGCTTGGGGGAAGGCGGGTGCGGAGGTGGTGGCGTCGTTCATGGGGCCAGTCTCCCAGCCCGCGGCCCGGTACCCGAACCGGGACGTGGGGAGGACCGCGACCCGGAGATGACCCGGAGATGTCCCTGACCCCGCGCCGGAACATGGCCCGGGCGGGTCCGGGCAGGGCAGGATGGAGGGGAGCAGAGCGCCGCCTGCTCGCCCATCCACCGGCAGGAGGACCGGATGCTGACCTCGACCGTCTGTGCCGCGGTGTCGGCAGCGGGCCTGGGCATCGCCGCGCTGACGGCGTACCGCAAGCGTTTCCTGGCCGCGACCCGCATCGCCGCCTACTCCCTCATCCCCATCGGCCTGGTGATGACCGGCGTCATCGACTGGGTCACCAATGTCGTCTTCAAGCCCACGGTGTGGGCCGGCTTCGGTCTGCTGGCGCTCTCGGTCGTGCTGTTCATGATCACCAGGGGCGTGGAGCGCCGCCGGGGCCTCGGTGGCCGCAAGGAGCGCAAGGCCGCGGCGGCCGCGGGGCCGGACGCGGTGGCGCCGGCCGCCTCCGTGCCGTCCCTCGGCGCCGGCCGCGGGGTGGAGCGGTCCGCAGCCGCGGGGAAGGCCCGGCAGGGCAAGGAGAGCGCACCCAAGGATGACTTCTCGGACATCGAAGCGATCCTGAAAAAGCACGGGATCTGATGAACTACCGCCGCTGAGGCGCTGATCGGGCGTGCTCAGACGATCATCTGCGCCATGATGCGCGCGAGATGAACGATGAGTGCGCCCTCGCCCAAGACGACGCCCCGTCCCCCGAACCACGCGGTTGCCTGTTCGCGCTGTCCCAGCCGCCGTTGATGCTTTTCCTCGCCGTGATCGGCTTTCTGCTCCTCCTCGGCGCCGTCCACGACCTCTTCATCCTGTGAACCCGGTGCACGGTGCCGTCGCCCGGTGCGAACAGGAGCTCAGCTCGCGGCTTCCCGCCGCCGTGCCCGGTAGGCCGCGACATGCAGCCGGTTTCCGCAGGTGCGGCTGTCGCAGTAGCGCCGCGAGCGGTTGCGCGAGAGATCGACGAAGGCGTGCCGGCAGTCCGGCGCCTCGCAGCGCCGCAGCCGTTCGCGTTCCCCGGCGACGACGATGAAGGCCAGCGCCATCCCGCCGTCCGCGGCCAGGTGGTCGGCGACCGAGGCGCCCGGGGCGAAGTAGTGGACGTGCCAGTCGTAGCCGTCGTGGTCCGTCAGCTGCGGCGTGGTGCCCGCCGAGGCGACCAGGGCGTTGAGCAGGGTGGCCGCGGTGCGCTCGTCCTCGGCCGCGAAGACCTCCGCGAACCGCGCGCGCACCGACCGGACGGCGGCCAGGTCCCCGGCGCCGAGCGCCCCGACACCGCTGACGTCGTTGCGCCGCACGAAGTCCCCGAGGGCGGCGAGGTCGGTCAGGCTGTCCGGCGCGCCGGGCGCCTCGCCCTCCGGAGCGGTGTTCAGCAGATCGACGACCGCATTCAGCGCGCACCGGGTGTCATGGGTGATCAGCACGGTTCCGCTCCCTGGCAGGGTGGGGCCGGACGGTTACCGCCCCCGGTGTGGTTGCCGAATGGTCGCCGACTCTAGCGTTTCGAACAAGCTTCAGCGCCGTCTCCGCGGTGGGCCCGCGGCGACGACGCCGAAGTGTGCCGTATGAACTTGTCGGTCCTGCGCCGTCTCCCCGAGTCGGACGGTCGCAAGCGTGAGCGGGTGGGTGCTTTCGGTAACCGTGCTGCGTCTCAGCTCTCCGCGAGGATGTGGGAGAGCTCGGTGTCGAGATCGAAGTGCCGATGCTCCGTACCGGGCGGTACGGCGGCATCGGTCCTTTTGAGGAACGACTCGAGGGCCCGTGCGGGCGCCTCCAGCAGGGCCTCGCCTTCCGGGGAGCTCAGGGCGATGCAGACAACGCCCTGTCCGTGGCTCCGGGACGGCCATACGCGGACGTCTCCGGTGCCTGTGGGCCGGTGCAGGCCCTCGGCGAGGAGGTCGCGGGCAAAAACCCATTCGACGGTCTCCTCGGCTCCGGTGTGGAAGGTGGCATGCACGGCATAGGGATCGGCCGTGTCATACCGCAGGCCCGCGGGTACAGGCAGTGAGGACTCGCTCGACACAACGAGGCGCAGGTGCAGCTCGCAGCTGACCGTGGTGTTCATAAGCGCCAGGGCCTTTCGCTCAGTGTGCGCTCGGGGATTCGCACGTCGGCGAAATCGACATGCCACCTACGGTGCCGTTGTAAACCCCTCTGACGGTTTTGGGTGGCTTCAGGTACCTCTTACGGCGGATTGCGGGATCGTCCCCGTCGGTAATTCCGCGGACCCGTTCCGTCCGGTAAGTTTGATGACATGAATACGCAGAGTAACGGGGGGTCGGCGATCGCCGAGGAGGACGCCGTGCCACCGGAGCAGCCCCTCGGCTCGCGGGCGCCGCACTTCATCAAGCGCTCCCGGCCGCTGCACCTCAGCTGGCAGGTCGGCGTCTTCGTCGTCGGGCTCGCGGTGGTCGTGGGCGGCGTGATCATGCTCCCGCTGCCGGGCCCCGGCTGGCTGGTGATCTTCGCCGGCATGGCCGTCTGGGCGACCGAGTTCGTCTGGGCGCAGCTGGTGCTCCGCTGGGCCAAACGGAAGGTCACCGAAGCCACCCAGAAGGCGCTCGACCCGAAGGTGCGGCGCCGCAACATCATCCTGACCACCATCGGCGTGGTGATCATCGCGGCACTGCTCGCGGTGTACGTGTGGAAGTTCGGCCTCGCGATGCCCTGGAACATCCCCCAGTGACCTCCGGGCCTTTTGGCCTGGTCACAAGTGCCCGTCGACGTGGGGTAATGTTGGCGGTGCGCCCGGGCGATTAGCTCAGTGGGAGAGCGCTTCGTTCACACCGAAGAGGTCACTGGTTCGAACCCAGTATCGCCCACCCCGGACGACGGCCCGGAGACTCCAAGTCTCCGGGCCGTCGCAGTTGTTGGGTGCGCGCGGGGGTCCGGGGCGCACACTGGGATCATGTCCGACTGGTCGCACCGACTGCACCGCTACCGCTTCCGCAGCGTCTGGCTGCTCGACGCCCCGCCGGCCGTCGTCTACGCCGTCCTGGAGCGGGCCGAGTCCTACCCCCGATGGTGGCCGCAGGTCCGCGAGGTGACCCCGCTCGACGGGGTCAGCGGCACCGCGCGGTTCCGCTCGCTGCTGCCGTACGACCTGAAGGTGGTGGCCACCGAGCGGGTGCGGGACCCTGGCGCGGGGGTGCTGGAGATGTCGATGCGCGGGGACCTGGAGGGGTGGGCGCGCTGGACGGTGCGGCCCGGCGTCGGCGGTACCCGGGCCGTTTTCGATCAGGACGTCGAGGTCCGCCGGCCGCTGCTGCGGCGGTTCGCGCTCGTGGCGCGGCCGCTGTTCCGGGCCAACCACGCGCTGATGATGCGGGCCGGGCGGCGCGGTCTCGCCGCCTGGCTGGCCCGCGGATGACAGGAATTTGATGGAAGCCCCGGGCGGGCTGTATTGTTCTGCTCGTTCGCGAGGGAAACCTCGCCGACACCCGGGCGATTAGCTCAGTGGGAGAGCGCTTCGTTCACACCGAAGAGGTCACTGGTTCGAACCCAGTATCGCCCACCGGGATCAAGAACCGGGCCGCCAATAGGCGGCCCGGTTCATTTTGTTGGAATGTCGGTGCGGGGTGTGGCGCGGGTGTGACGTTCTGCCGCGTCGAGATCTGTTGCGTGGGAATTCGGGCGGTCGCTTTGCGGGAACCTGCCGAATTCTGATGCGTAATCAGGCTGCGGCCGGGAGTTCGGGACGCAGCGGCCAATGCGGATCGACCGATTCCGGGTTGCCGCTGCGGGCGAACCACGCCTGCAGTCCGCGCGCCTGGGCCGCGTGCCACACCGCCTGGCGGGTGTGCAGCTCCGCCGGGTGCAGCCCTTCCAGGCGCTCGGCGAAACGGCGCCCCAGCGCCCGGACGACCCGCAGCGCGGCGAGCGCGTCGGCCGCCGCCTCGTGGGCGTCGGTCAGCTCGACCTCGTAGTGCGCACACAGATCGGTGAGCGTACGGCGGCCCTTGCGGTAGCGGTCCAGGTGCTTGTCCAGCACCCGGGGGTCGAGGACGCACAGCGCGTGCCCGCCCAGATAGGCGGCGAGCGAGCTGGCGCGGTGCCGCTTCAACTCGCGGTCCAGCAGGGTCAGATCGAACGGGGCGTTCATCACCACCAGCGGCCGCCCGGCGACCGACTGGGCGGCCAGGGCGCGCGCGACCTCCTCCACCACCGGCGCCGGCCAGCGGCCGTACAGCGCGAGGTGGTCGGCCGTCAGGCCGTGCACGGCCGTCGCGGCCTCCGGTATCTCCACACCGGGGTTGATCAGCCAGCGGGTGGTGCGCGGCGCCGAACGCGGCGTCTCCTGGACCACCAGGGCCGCGGAGACGATGCGGTCGTGCTCGACGTCGATGCCCGTCGTCTCGGTGTCGAAGGCGGCAAGTGGTCCGTCATACCAGCACGGCATCATCCCAACTCCTCCCGGCCGTACGGGGGATGACGCGGCACATCATCCGAGCTGGTGATACCCGGCCGGTGAGGTGGTCGAACCGTACTTGTTTGCGGAGCACTTGACGCGGAGACAAC
The sequence above is a segment of the Streptomyces lydicus genome. Coding sequences within it:
- a CDS encoding aminotransferase class IV codes for the protein MKIWLDGALQDAESARVSVFDHGLTVGDGVFETIKADHGRPFALTRHLERLGTSARGLGLPEPDLDEVRRGCAAVLDAHPMALGRLRITYTGGVSPLGSDRGEAGPTLVVALSATERRPDTTAAVTVPWTRNERGALAGLKTTSYGENVVALARAREHGASEALFANTVGALCEGTGSNVFVVLDGELHTPPLHSGCLAGITRALTVSWAGAKETDLPLDALERAEEIFLTSTLRDVQAVTQIDGRQLADGPGPVTAEAMRIFDEQSAADFDPR
- a CDS encoding GNAT family N-acetyltransferase, translated to MTTTLRPAGPEERQDDGTRARRFDVCVNSRRVGGIRLATDARFGPTAGRIVSLGIEPPDRHRGRATVAALAAEEVLRGWGCRQIEVTVPAEAEAAVRLATVLGYTERSRTMSKPLDGAAGPPGLPARSSDRPLGEAEYPAWRDAALAEHIRVQTGQGMAPKRAEEAALAGHRALLPDGAETPHQALRVLVHDGADVGSVWVALRMPEQPGGYVVDVRVAPGHRGNGHGRSLMLIAERESLAAGRTSLGLNVYADNAPARALYDSLGYRTTGYLLWKPLL
- a CDS encoding DsbA family protein, with amino-acid sequence MNDATTSAPAFPQALDVARAGGTPIVLDVWCELQCPDCHAALDDLRALRERYGDRLDIRLRHFPLAKHKHAHAAAQAAEEAMEQGQGWPFVEAVLARTDELGTRGEKLLLDVAGELGLDSEELDTALIDGRHLLIVDADEAEGKAIGVSGTPTYVIGGERLDGGKSQEGLRARIEEIADRLLAERA
- a CDS encoding CGNR zinc finger domain-containing protein, whose amino-acid sequence is MLITHDTRCALNAVVDLLNTAPEGEAPGAPDSLTDLAALGDFVRRNDVSGVGALGAGDLAAVRSVRARFAEVFAAEDERTAATLLNALVASAGTTPQLTDHDGYDWHVHYFAPGASVADHLAADGGMALAFIVVAGERERLRRCEAPDCRHAFVDLSRNRSRRYCDSRTCGNRLHVAAYRARRREAAS
- a CDS encoding SsgA family sporulation/cell division regulator, which encodes MNTTVSCELHLRLVVSSESSLPVPAGLRYDTADPYAVHATFHTGAEETVEWVFARDLLAEGLHRPTGTGDVRVWPSRSHGQGVVCIALSSPEGEALLEAPARALESFLKRTDAAVPPGTEHRHFDLDTELSHILAES
- a CDS encoding TIGR02611 family protein, which codes for MNTQSNGGSAIAEEDAVPPEQPLGSRAPHFIKRSRPLHLSWQVGVFVVGLAVVVGGVIMLPLPGPGWLVIFAGMAVWATEFVWAQLVLRWAKRKVTEATQKALDPKVRRRNIILTTIGVVIIAALLAVYVWKFGLAMPWNIPQ
- a CDS encoding SRPBCC family protein, with amino-acid sequence MSDWSHRLHRYRFRSVWLLDAPPAVVYAVLERAESYPRWWPQVREVTPLDGVSGTARFRSLLPYDLKVVATERVRDPGAGVLEMSMRGDLEGWARWTVRPGVGGTRAVFDQDVEVRRPLLRRFALVARPLFRANHALMMRAGRRGLAAWLARG
- a CDS encoding exonuclease domain-containing protein, which gives rise to MPCWYDGPLAAFDTETTGIDVEHDRIVSAALVVQETPRSAPRTTRWLINPGVEIPEAATAVHGLTADHLALYGRWPAPVVEEVARALAAQSVAGRPLVVMNAPFDLTLLDRELKRHRASSLAAYLGGHALCVLDPRVLDKHLDRYRKGRRTLTDLCAHYEVELTDAHEAAADALAALRVVRALGRRFAERLEGLHPAELHTRQAVWHAAQARGLQAWFARSGNPESVDPHWPLRPELPAAA